The Mycolicibacterium parafortuitum nucleotide sequence CAACCGCGGGGAAGACCGAGTGCGCGTTCGGCGATCATGTTGCGCAGTACCTCGTTGGTGCCGCCCGCGATCGTGAACGCGCGCGCGTACAGGAACCCGTCCTGCCACCAGCCGTCGTCGGCGACCTCGGGGTCACCTTCGACGCGGATACCGTCCTGGCCCTGCAGACTGAAGCCGAACTCGTGCAAGCCGAGATTGACCTCGCTGAACATGATCTTCGAGGCCGGGGCGTCGGCGATGTCACCGGAGCCGTGCAGAGCGCGGCTTTCCCCGTACGCCGACACCAGCGCGTTGACATGGACTTCGGCGGCCAGGCGGCCGATCGTCTGGCGGATGTCGTCGCAGTCGATGGCGGGCACACCGTCGCGGTCGACATCGCAGGCGAGGCGGACCAGGCGGTCCAGCGCGGCGAACAGCGACGCGCCGCCACCCGCACCCGCCCGTTCCTGCGCCAGGCTGGCGGTGGTCACCGCCCAGCCCCGGTTCACTTCACCGATCACCCGCTCGGCCGGGATCCGCACTCCGTCGAAGAAGACCTCGTTGAAGTCGGAGGTCCCGGTGATCTCGCGCAACGGGCGCACGGTCACCCCCGGGGTGGACATGTCGAGGGCGAACGCGGTGATACCCGCGTGCTTGGGCGCCTCGGAATCGGTGCGCGCCAGCAGATATCCCCAATCGGCGTGCTGGCCGTTGGTGGTCCACACCTTCTGACCGTCGACGACGAACTCGTCGCCGTCGCGCCGCGCCCTGGTCCGTAGGCTCGCCAGGTCGCTGCCCGCGTCGGGTTCGCTGAACAGCTGGCACCAGATGTGCTCGCCGGACCGGATGCGCGGAAGGAAGTACTCCTTCTGCTCGGCGGTCCCCGATGAGATGATCGCCGCGGCGGCCAGCAGGCCACCGCCGACCGGACCCGGTGCGCCCGCCCGAACGAGTTCGGTGAGCACCACCGACTCGTGCAGCGGGTGCGGATCGACCAGGCCGCCGAACTCGACCGGCCAGTTCACGCCCAGCAACTGTTCAGCGAACAACAGCCCGGTCCATCTCCGCAGCGCGGGGATGTCCTCGGCCTCGGGCGCGCGCACGCCGGTGCGCGCCTGCCGCGGCGGTGCGTGACGGGCTGCGAGGTCGCGAACACGCTGCCGCAGTTCGTCGAGTCCCGCGTCCTGCCTGAGTTGCAAAGCACCCTCCGCATCCGATCCACCAAGCGCAATTTAGCTTAATCAGTATCCTGTATGTTTGGGAAGGTTTTCGAGTATCTCCCGCGAGCAATCCCCCTCAGCTAAGGAGCAGGCGTGGACTTCGAGCTCACCGACGAACAACGGGGCCTGATCGACTCCACCCGGTCGCTTCTGACGCGGCGGGCATCGGTCGAGCGCGCACGCCAACTCGTCGACGCCACCGAAGGTTTCGATGCCGACCTGTGGAAGGATGGAACACATTTGGGGTGGCCCGCACTCGGGATCGCCGAACGCGACGGCGGGCTGGGCCAACAGGTCGTCGACCTCGCATTGGTCTGCGCCGAACTCGCACACGGCCTGGCCGCCACCCCGTTCATCCCGGTCTCGGTGGCCGCCGATGCAATCGCCACGTCTGCGGCGGAGGACAAATCCAAACTGCTGCAGTTGATCTCCGAAGGATCGCTGATCGCGGGATGGGCTTTCGCCGAATTCGGCAGGCCCTGGGGGACGGCGGGCATCGGCACGGTCGCGGCGCGTCAGGGCGACGGCTACCGGCTGTCCGGCACCAAGGTCAACGTCCAGGACGCCGACGCGGCCCAGCTCCTCGTCGTCGACGCGCTACTCGACGGCGCACCGGCACGTTTCCTCGTGCCCACCGACACCCCCGGCGTGCAGATCGCGCGCCAGCAGACCCTCGACGTGACCCGCAGTTACTGCGACGTCCGGTTCGACCACGTCCGCATCGACGGGTCCGCGCTGGGCGCGACCGGCGCCGACGCGGCCGCGGCGATCACACGGTCCATGCACCTGCACACCGTGCTGGTGTGCGCCGAGCTGGTAGGTGTCGGGCAGCGTCTGCTGGCGATGACGGTCGACTACGTCACGGAGAGGGTCCAGTTCGGCCGACCGGTCGGCAGCTTCCAGGCCGTGAAACACAAATGCGCGGACATGCGGATCTGGTTACAGGGCAGCACCGCCGCCACGTACCACGCGGCGATGGTGCTCGACGCCGACCCCGCGGACGCCGAGCGGGCGGTCAGTGTCGCGAAGGCATACGCCTCAGACGCCGCGGGCCGGATCGCGGGCGAAGCACTGCAGCTCCACGGCGGCATCGGCTTCACCTGGGAGCACGACCTGCACCTGTACCTGCGGCGCGCACGCTGCGGCGCGCTGCTGTCCGGCGACGCCCGTTTCCACCGCGAGACGCTGTGTCGTCTGATGGAGTCCGCGTCGGTCTGACCGCGCGCTACTTGGGCGCGTTGAGTTCGTCGAGGGCGAGTTCGGCGCCGCGGTTCAGCGGTACCGGCGCGGTCTCGCGCGCGTGCTCAAGGCTGATGCCCTTGGCGGCGCTGACCACGTCGGCGAGCTCGGGCTGCTTCTCGAACAGCGTCTTGGTCAGCACGCACGCGAGGTTCGCGTCGAGGTCGTCACGGACCAGCAGCACGTTGGGCACGACGATGGTCGGCACCGCAGAGGGCAGACCGT carries:
- a CDS encoding acyl-CoA dehydrogenase family protein gives rise to the protein MQLRQDAGLDELRQRVRDLAARHAPPRQARTGVRAPEAEDIPALRRWTGLLFAEQLLGVNWPVEFGGLVDPHPLHESVVLTELVRAGAPGPVGGGLLAAAAIISSGTAEQKEYFLPRIRSGEHIWCQLFSEPDAGSDLASLRTRARRDGDEFVVDGQKVWTTNGQHADWGYLLARTDSEAPKHAGITAFALDMSTPGVTVRPLREITGTSDFNEVFFDGVRIPAERVIGEVNRGWAVTTASLAQERAGAGGGASLFAALDRLVRLACDVDRDGVPAIDCDDIRQTIGRLAAEVHVNALVSAYGESRALHGSGDIADAPASKIMFSEVNLGLHEFGFSLQGQDGIRVEGDPEVADDGWWQDGFLYARAFTIAGGTNEVLRNMIAERALGLPRG
- a CDS encoding acyl-CoA dehydrogenase family protein: MDFELTDEQRGLIDSTRSLLTRRASVERARQLVDATEGFDADLWKDGTHLGWPALGIAERDGGLGQQVVDLALVCAELAHGLAATPFIPVSVAADAIATSAAEDKSKLLQLISEGSLIAGWAFAEFGRPWGTAGIGTVAARQGDGYRLSGTKVNVQDADAAQLLVVDALLDGAPARFLVPTDTPGVQIARQQTLDVTRSYCDVRFDHVRIDGSALGATGADAAAAITRSMHLHTVLVCAELVGVGQRLLAMTVDYVTERVQFGRPVGSFQAVKHKCADMRIWLQGSTAATYHAAMVLDADPADAERAVSVAKAYASDAAGRIAGEALQLHGGIGFTWEHDLHLYLRRARCGALLSGDARFHRETLCRLMESASV